CGAAGAGATCAGGCGCTATGTGGCTTATACGGAAGGTGTGGAGTACGGACTTTCCGAGATGTCGCCGTACTATATCGGCCAGGCCAATGATGCTGCATACCTCTTCCATTACGAACCGGATCGGGCAACGGCGCTGGATTATGAATTTCTGAACAGCCTCCGGTTCACAGAGTACGCGCGACCAACAACACTGGTAGTATATGCCGACAACTGCCTGCTGTCGCAGGATCAGCTGCGCAAGCACGGCATTATTTTCAAAAAAATCCCGCGTGACATTACGCGGTTTTGACGGGACAGCCATGGAACTGAAAGACTATCAAAGCCGCGTCATCAAAGACCTCACCGACTTCCTCAGCTATCTTGAGGAACTCAAGGATATCCGGGCCGCCTTCCGCACCTATTGGGACGACCGTGGTGCAACCAGGATGGAAGCATACAAGAACAATGTCCCCGGTGTTCCCCATGTCTGCGTGAAGGTGCCGACCGCCGGGGGCAAGACCTTCCTGGCCGCCAATGCCCTCAAGCCGATCTTCGACGTTGTGGTACCGGAATCGACCGGTCAGCCCCGCGTGGTGGTCTGGCTGGTGCCGTCGCTGACGATCCTGGAACAGACGGAACGCAACTTCGCCGACCCGACCCATCCCTACCGGCAGCGGCTGAATACCCATTTCAAGGGGCGCGTTGAAATTTACGGCAAGAAATCGTTATTGCAGGGGGCCGGGTTTTCTCCCGACGCCATCCAGGGGCAGCTTTCCCTGATCCTGATGAGCTTTGACAGTCTGCGAGCCCGCAACAAGGATGACCGCAAGATTTTTCAGGAGAACGGCAACCTGGCAACTTTCGATGTGCTGGATGCCGACCTGCTGGAGAGCGCCGACCCGACCGCCCTGATCAACGTCATCCGTGCCCTAAGACCGGTCGTGGTTGTGGATGAAAGCCATAATGCTGAGTCCGACCTTTCCGTTGAAATGCTGGTAAACCTCAAGCCCAGCTTTATCCTCGATCTGACCGCCACCCCGCGCAACAATAGCAACATCGTCAGTTTCGTGGACGCCCTGGCGCTCAAGAAGGAGTGCATGGTCAAGCTGCCGGTCATTGTCTACAACCGGCCCGACAAGACTGAGGTGGTCAACAACTCCCTGCAGCTGCGGCGCAAGCTGGAAACGCTGGCAATTGCCGAGGAGAAGATCACCGGCAAGTACATCCGCCCGATTATCCTTTTCCAGGCCGAACCGAAGACCGGCGAGGAGAAGGAGACCTTCCAGAAGATCAAGGCCACGCTGGTCAAGCTGAAGATCCCCGAAGCGCAAATCGCCATCAAGACAGCAGATGTCAATGAGCTGAAGGGTGTGGATCTGATGAGCCGTGATTGTCCGGTACGCTACATCATCACGGTCAATGCCCTGAAGGAAGGGTGGGATTGCCCGTTCGCCTATATCCTGGCATCGCTGGCCGATAAGTCGTCTGCCGTCGATGTGGAGCAGGTTGTCGGCAGGGTGTTGCGTCAGCCCCATGTGGTGGCTCATCAGGAACCGCTGTTGAACATGAGCTATGTGTTCACCGCCTCCAACCGTTTCATGGATACGCTCGATAAAGTGGTCAAGGGGCTGAACCGGGCCGGTTTCAGCGACCGGGATTACCGGGCAGTGCTGGAATCTGCCGTGGAATCGAAAGTTCCAGACTCCGCCCACCCGGACCTGTTCGCACCGCCGCCCCCTGCTGTTCCGGAAGCACCTGCAACGACGGAATATCCGACGGTAGAGGAAGAGATCGATGTCGAACGGTTACAGGGATGTGTTGCCGATGGCGGGACAACTGAGAGTGAATCAGCCGGACAACCTGCTGTCGAACCGGATACGACGCTGGAACAACTGACCGCTCACGCCACGGAAGCCAACCAGGAATTCACCAAAAAAGCAAAGGATGCAGATTCATCACTTTCGCCGGACTTGGAAGCCAGAATGAACCGATACCCGATCAAGAGCATTTACCTCGAAGAGGCCAGGGCAATTGCCATACCGCAGTTCTTTATCCAGGTGCCTGCCGGAGGCTTCTTCGATGAAGCGGAGAAGCTGGCCCTGCT
This window of the Geoanaerobacter pelophilus genome carries:
- a CDS encoding DEAD/DEAH box helicase: MELKDYQSRVIKDLTDFLSYLEELKDIRAAFRTYWDDRGATRMEAYKNNVPGVPHVCVKVPTAGGKTFLAANALKPIFDVVVPESTGQPRVVVWLVPSLTILEQTERNFADPTHPYRQRLNTHFKGRVEIYGKKSLLQGAGFSPDAIQGQLSLILMSFDSLRARNKDDRKIFQENGNLATFDVLDADLLESADPTALINVIRALRPVVVVDESHNAESDLSVEMLVNLKPSFILDLTATPRNNSNIVSFVDALALKKECMVKLPVIVYNRPDKTEVVNNSLQLRRKLETLAIAEEKITGKYIRPIILFQAEPKTGEEKETFQKIKATLVKLKIPEAQIAIKTADVNELKGVDLMSRDCPVRYIITVNALKEGWDCPFAYILASLADKSSAVDVEQVVGRVLRQPHVVAHQEPLLNMSYVFTASNRFMDTLDKVVKGLNRAGFSDRDYRAVLESAVESKVPDSAHPDLFAPPPPAVPEAPATTEYPTVEEEIDVERLQGCVADGGTTESESAGQPAVEPDTTLEQLTAHATEANQEFTKKAKDADSSLSPDLEARMNRYPIKSIYLEEARAIAIPQFFIQVPAGGFFDEAEKLALLEKENLLKDFRLSTCDTSLNFEGIDAEAYRVDLEQTGKDDYRPSFKKIDSRQKALLNAHILSLPRDSQVKNMAARLAEMIGNMYPIADREILAYIKRIMEGLTAEQLHDCLERDYSYVAKIKQKISELSTDYCEKVFGDWLTTEKIVTSPSFKLPEFIAPNLMGPTIANSLYMSEKKANGFEERVINDIANLPNIQFWHRNIEKSGFRINGFINHYPDFIIRTISGKIIILETKGDDRDNSDSVRKLKLSNAWEKQAGRQFRYFMVFENKPIDGAHKLADALGLLGQL